The genomic DNA CATTAAGAATCAGGTGGGTTTCCATCTGACAAATCTGTGCACTTCCTCTTGGTAAGCTGAAATGTCTTCATTTGAAATGTAGAAACTAGGGCAGGGTTTTCACAGAATTTTTGCAAGTGCCATAATTTGTTGCTATACCTGCAGTCAAATGTGCTACTGGAATACAAAGGaaggaattactggaattgttgggtctttgtaaattatagagtgtggtctagacctactagACCacactatctgtaaagtgtcttgagataactcttattatgaattgatactataaataaattgaattgaaaggtGTACAATGTGAATAAGAACAGAGATAAAACCGTACCCTGTGGCACCCCTGTGTTGGTGGTGTCTTATGTGAGGTAATCCAAGATGCATGCGATGATGCGAATGTTAAACTATTCAGGTTACAGTTAAGGAGCATTGCTAAAATATGTGGCTGTATTGTGTTAAAAGCACTAGAGATGTCAAAGAACATTATTCTATATATTCCATATGTACCGGATAACTCCACATGGCTGTAGATCATATGTTACAGGTAAAGGAGGGCATCGTCCTTCATGAAAATTGGAGCAGGTCATTTCATAATATGTGAAGAAGTGAGAGCAATAGGCATGAGGTCCTTAAGTGCCCTAGTATTTGGCTTTTTTGGGCATAGGCACAATACTTGATGTTTTCCACTTTACTGGAATCTTGGActaagacagagacaaagacaagaaGAGAAGCACCCTGCATTTCTGATATGCACACACTTTAAGAGTATGAGAAAGGACCCCATCCTATTACAATCCTCTTAGGTCAATGGAATATTGACACTGTTAGTAAATTGTGTCTGtactgcaatttcttgttaCTTATCAGCTAACATATATGTTGATACTGCTTATATATCGGCATgaccaggggaaaaaaaacaactataatATATGTAAGAAATCTCCACCCTCCAAACACTGTCAGACAGAGTACCTGAAATCCAAACAGTGGGGAGCCACATCCGTTGGGTGGTGGGTGCTTGTATCCAGGACGTTGTGCCGGCTTGTAATCTGTGAGAGAGGAGCAAAGGTGAAGATGTTTCTTGTTCTGCCACAGTCAGTTATCTTGCTGTTAGAGATAGCCACATAAGTACACAAGATTGAATGGCTTACTGTGCAGCCCAAGGGGCGATAATGTATATTGTGGCTCCCAAGTGTTGCATAAACTCAACATTCATTAAGTTTGTCTCCCACTATTTAATAgttcttttattttaacttgACATAGCAAGGAAAGGCATGTATGAATAATATCCTTGATGTTTAGGTGTGCCCTATGAGCAACCAGTAAGCCAGCATGTACAACACAAGAGTCCTCATAAATGAAACACAGCCACTATTAATGTTATAAGTTACACGTGTTTGACAAATCAAACAGACATTCCGTCACGTAACTATTTCAGCTTAGCATGTtaccttaatatctgatgacacattGTGGTAATTTTcggatttaatacagtaaatatattacatattgcacctttaagatataagaaagaagaaagaagtaTCTTACCATCACTACACTTATAATGACACAGCCCGTCATCGCCACCAAACAAGTCCAGTGCTACATTCAGGTACGTGTCAATCTTATGTATTCCGTTACGGATAGTTTTCAGAGTCGTCCTCCAGTCTGGAGTCTTTGGCTCTTGattgcatgcagacacacattgGAGACATCCAAAAGAATACAAAGCCAACAGAACAACACAGCTGTGGTAGTGCATCGTCCACTTAATGTCGGAGCCAGAAACCAGCGTTTCCCGGATAATTAGTTAAATTAAGGCTGAtttattcctgaaaatgttgtCTTGGTGGCATCTCAAGTTTCACTTCTGGTTGTTTTCATTTCACTAGCTACCTGTCGCAGCTGTGCGGATATAGTTTCCGGGTTTGATGCTGTCACGTGGCTGCAGATAAACCAATGAAGATGATGTGACTAGTTAAAACGTCACGTCAGTCAAATAAAACAAGTCGTGATATTTGAAATATTAATTTCAGCGCCATACAAAAACgatagtaaaatgtattttagcccTTAGAAAACCCATGGCTTTCTTTCGTAAGTCAGAACAGCtcacctacagtacagtacaagaCAAACAGTACAGCATGCAGCAAACATGCATGCAGATACGTTTTTAAAAACGTAAATAtcagattttatatatatatatacactgctgaaattaaaatgtaacagGGAACTCACGGAGCTAATGTTCCATTCCATTAAAGGAGCCCATAGGCTATCTGTATGAGTGGTCCACATTATGTTctgtgta from Sander vitreus isolate 19-12246 chromosome 2, sanVit1, whole genome shotgun sequence includes the following:
- the pla2g12a gene encoding group XIIA secretory phospholipase A2; this encodes MHYHSCVVLLALYSFGCLQCVSACNQEPKTPDWRTTLKTIRNGIHKIDTYLNVALDLFGGDDGLCHYKCSDDYKPAQRPGYKHPPPNGCGSPLFGFQFDIGIPSMTKCCNQHDRCYDTCGREKHDCDDQFQDCLETICRNVQRTLGLAKSVQACESAVTLLFDAVMHLGCKPYLDSQRESCVCQYEVKREL